Proteins from one Osmerus mordax isolate fOsmMor3 chromosome 21, fOsmMor3.pri, whole genome shotgun sequence genomic window:
- the LOC136965303 gene encoding aerolysin-like protein isoform X2, with protein sequence MSYLSPILVIGGQGGSAFDFSGTNSGATLKKIWVWVVSSRVKALKIWLTDGQNQEFGNPAGDFSEFEFGDGEHITKLSLWGNGAGTRLGAIKFRTSSSREFFPQMTEWGLKTEYPIDVGSGICVGLCGRSGSDIDSLGFQFINTIKSTVLKDVQYPTLHDLIPQVAVEEIKSMTYENKSTVTQEYNLETSKTITKKSSWSVTNKLETSFNIEVKAGIPEVIEVSTGFSFTVGTESTHTLEEETSTTETLSFPVSVPAGKTVHVDVTIGRVTVDLPYTATVEITCLNNSVLKFNTSGTYYGLTYTDVKVVTK encoded by the coding sequence ATGTCATACCTTTCGCCCATCTTAGTTATTGGAGGACAAGGAGGTTCTGCCTTTGACTTCAGTGGTACCAACAGTGGAGCAACACTGAAAAAGATATGGGTGTGGGTTGTGAGCTCGCGGGTGAAGGCTTTGAAGATTTGGCTTACTGATGGTCAAAACCAAGAATTTGGAAATCCTGCAGGGGATTTTTCTGAATTTGAGTTCGGGGATGGAGAGCATATCACCAAGCTTTCACTGTGGGGAAATGGTGCTGGAACACGTTTGGGTGCTATAAAATTCCGAACAAGTTCCTCACGGGAGTTCTTTCCTCAAATGACCGAATGGGGGCTGAAAACTGAGTACCCTATTGATGTTGGCTCTGGGATCTGCGTTGGACTTTGTGGAAGGTCTGGTTCAGACATTGATTCCTTAGGTTTCCAATTCATTAATACCATCAAGTCTACCGTATTGAAGGATGTCCAGTACCCCACACTTCATGATTTAATACCCCAGGTTGCTGTTGAGGAAATCAAGTCCATGACCTACGAAAACAAATCTACTGTCACTCAAGAATACAACCTGGAAACGTCTAAAACGATCACCAAAAAGTCATCGTGGTCTGTGACTAACAAGTTAGAAACAAGCTTTAACATTGAGGTGAAAGCAGGAATTCCAGAGGTAATAGAAGTATCTACTGGATTTAGCTTCACAGTGGGAACAGAAAGCACACATACTTTAGAAGAAGAGACATCCACTACTGAGACTCTGTCTTTTCCGGTTAGTGTTCCTGCTGGGAAGACCGTACATGTTGACGTCACTATTGGTAGAGTTACAGTTGATCTCCCCTACACTGCCACAGTggaaattacctgtctcaataaCAGTGTTCTGAAGTTTAACACCAGTGGCACCTACTATGGTCTCACTTACACAGATGTAAAAGTAGTTACAAAGTAA
- the LOC136965303 gene encoding aerolysin-like protein isoform X1 has protein sequence MHPLLLSKKVVHIKSRMSYLSPILVIGGQGGSAFDFSGTNSGATLKKIWVWVVSSRVKALKIWLTDGQNQEFGNPAGDFSEFEFGDGEHITKLSLWGNGAGTRLGAIKFRTSSSREFFPQMTEWGLKTEYPIDVGSGICVGLCGRSGSDIDSLGFQFINTIKSTVLKDVQYPTLHDLIPQVAVEEIKSMTYENKSTVTQEYNLETSKTITKKSSWSVTNKLETSFNIEVKAGIPEVIEVSTGFSFTVGTESTHTLEEETSTTETLSFPVSVPAGKTVHVDVTIGRVTVDLPYTATVEITCLNNSVLKFNTSGTYYGLTYTDVKVVTK, from the exons ATGCATCCACTACTTCTCTCCAAGAAGGTG GTTCACATCAAATCAAGAATGTCATACCTTTCGCCCATCTTAGTTATTGGAGGACAAGGAGGTTCTGCCTTTGACTTCAGTGGTACCAACAGTGGAGCAACACTGAAAAAGATATGGGTGTGGGTTGTGAGCTCGCGGGTGAAGGCTTTGAAGATTTGGCTTACTGATGGTCAAAACCAAGAATTTGGAAATCCTGCAGGGGATTTTTCTGAATTTGAGTTCGGGGATGGAGAGCATATCACCAAGCTTTCACTGTGGGGAAATGGTGCTGGAACACGTTTGGGTGCTATAAAATTCCGAACAAGTTCCTCACGGGAGTTCTTTCCTCAAATGACCGAATGGGGGCTGAAAACTGAGTACCCTATTGATGTTGGCTCTGGGATCTGCGTTGGACTTTGTGGAAGGTCTGGTTCAGACATTGATTCCTTAGGTTTCCAATTCATTAATACCATCAAGTCTACCGTATTGAAGGATGTCCAGTACCCCACACTTCATGATTTAATACCCCAGGTTGCTGTTGAGGAAATCAAGTCCATGACCTACGAAAACAAATCTACTGTCACTCAAGAATACAACCTGGAAACGTCTAAAACGATCACCAAAAAGTCATCGTGGTCTGTGACTAACAAGTTAGAAACAAGCTTTAACATTGAGGTGAAAGCAGGAATTCCAGAGGTAATAGAAGTATCTACTGGATTTAGCTTCACAGTGGGAACAGAAAGCACACATACTTTAGAAGAAGAGACATCCACTACTGAGACTCTGTCTTTTCCGGTTAGTGTTCCTGCTGGGAAGACCGTACATGTTGACGTCACTATTGGTAGAGTTACAGTTGATCTCCCCTACACTGCCACAGTggaaattacctgtctcaataaCAGTGTTCTGAAGTTTAACACCAGTGGCACCTACTATGGTCTCACTTACACAGATGTAAAAGTAGTTACAAAGTAA